The Streptomyces sp. NBC_00483 genome contains the following window.
GGCGATCGAGCCGCCCGCGTTCGAGGGCCCTTCCCATTCGACGACGTACCGCAGCATGTCCTCGGGGACGATGACCAGTTCCCCGCGGCGCTCCGAATCCGGGTCGGGCCGGTAACGCACCGCGGTGCGCGGCACGTCGAGCGCGGACGCCAGCTGCGGCAACGCCTTGGCGACGTCGTCGTTAGTCTGCTCGCCGGCCGCGAGCGTCACGGGTGCCGTGACGCGGTTCGGCTCGACCTGGCCGGCGCCGAGCTGGGCGCGGGCCAGGCCCACCTTGGCGAGCAGGCCCTTGTCTCCGCCCCCGCCCTCGGGGTCGGAGGTGCGCAGCATCAGGCGGACGTTCCACGACAGGGCGAACGAGGCGCCGCCCATCAGGTACAGGTGCGGAATGGCCCCGGTGAACGGGCCTGCCAGGGCCGCGGCCGTGAACCAGCTGGAGCTGGCGGCCACGGTCACGGCCGAGTGCAGGCGCCTCTGCGCGCTCGTCGAGCGGCCCGCCCACCATGTGGCGGCCGTCAGGGCGACGGACGACAGGGTGAGGCCGACGCCGGCCGCGGCCGACCCGTCCCACAGCAGGTTCGCGCCCCCGCCCGTCAAACCGAGCCCCGCCACGGTGAGCCACGGCGGCAGGTGCGGCTTGGCCCGGTTGAGGAGGTAGGCGCGGACCGTACCCCCCGTACCCGAGGCGTCGCCGGGAAGTACGAGCGGGTACATCTGCCCGTCTCGGTCGGTGATCTGGTGTGCCATGGTCGTACCTCCCTCCTACTGCTGAGCCCAGTCGATGACGGGCTGCTGCGGCTTACGGGCACGGTGGCGTACCCGGTTGATCTCCTCCTCGTACTCCTGCTGAAAAGTGGAGTACGCGGCAGCAGCGTTCTTCGCGGCGGCCCGCAGCGCGTCGGCGGACCGGTTCAGCTTCCGGGCGACCTTCGCGGCCCGGATCTTGGAACCGAACGCGCGTCCCTCCGGGTCGGGTACGGCCCCGAGTACGCCCTTGAGGATCTCGGCAGCCATCGACACCTCGATGGAGAGCGTCACGCCCGCGGCTCGAACCGTGTTGCAGTAGTTCCGCACCTGCGCCGGCGAGTTGAACTCGGGGGCGGGCAGCAGGGACTGCGACCCGCGGTGCCCGCCACCGCCTCCCCCACGGTTGATGTTGATGTTGATGGGCGGGGTGAAGGTGCTGGCCATTCCCCCGGCGACGCCTCCGGCGAATCCGCCAGCGGCGGCCCCGACGTTGACGAACTTGTTGCCCTTGTCCGAGGGGTTGGTGTCGGCCGTCCGACGTCGGCCGTTGGTGCGCTGAGCCATGAAAACTCCCTGATCAGTGGGTACGACGGACGAGCGGCCACGTGGTCTGAGCGCCGATCAGGGCGAGCAGCCACACGATGCACAGCGGCCTGGCGTGCGAGCCAAAGAGCGGGCCGAACGTGGCGGCGAGAGCCAGCCAGGCGGCCGTGAAGGTGGACGCTGCGGCGATACCGATGCGCCAGGTGAGCGCGGCACCGCGGACCGGGTGCCGGCGCTGCACGATGGCCAGCGCCACGACGGGCGCCAGGGCGGCCGGGGCCAGGATCAGGCCGGACCACCAGGCCAGGACGTGCAGGAGCGCGGCCAGGTTGAATGCGAGCACGGCCGCGAAGGTGGGGGCGAGGGCCTGGCGGTACTCCCACGCGGCGACGGCCAGACGGCCACCCGCGCGGCGGGCCATCGACTGGCGGGGCGGGACAACGACGATGAGCTGTTCGGAGCCGCGTCCGCGCTGGTGCGGAATCTTGACGGTATGGACGCCCGCGGCAGCACGGCGGGTACGGGTACGACTGGGCACGACGATTCCCCCTACTGGTTGTGGATGTTGGTGCGGCCCAGCCACTTCTGGTGGACGTGGGTGTGCTGCTCGTGGCGCACGTAGGAGCCGCCGCCACGGCCGCTGAACGCGGCGCGGGCGCAGGCCAGGGCCAGGAAGAACAGCAGGGCGCCGCCCCCGGAAAGGCTGGCGATCAGGTCGCCCGCTCCGGCGAGGAACTTCCCGCCGCCCCACAGCAGGAGTCCGCCCCCGGCGCCGGCGCCGAGCAGGCGCTGAGCGATCGGGTCCAGGACCGGATGCGGGGCCAGGTCGCGCGGGACCGCCAGCTGCACGGGCGCCGGCGCCTGCGACTTACGGACGGGCACCATGCCGCCGTAGGCGCCGGGCACCCACACGACCGCCTCCCGCTCGCCGTACAGCTCAACGGGCCCGGTCACCGGCTGCTCGTCGACGACCTCGACGTAACGGCGATACTGGGCAGGCAGGTTGGACGCGCTCACGACGTCGCCCCCGCCCCGGTCAGCTGCGGGAGGGCCTGGCGGAACGCCTCTTGGATTTCCTTCGCGCGGTTCTGCCCGACCCGAAGCCGGGCCTTGATCTCACGGATGGGCGGCAGGTCGCCTGCGAGCAGTTCGGTCCTGAACTGCTCGGCGGCGTCGTTGAGCCCCGCCTCGGTGAGCGGGTCGTCGTCGTGGGGCGGCTCGGGTACGTACTCGGCGTGTACTTCGGGCCGGGTACGGGCGTGCTCGGCTGCGGGTACGAGGGCGGGCCGCTCGTTGCGCAGCGCCCGCTGCAACTCCCCGCGGCACTCGAAAGTCGGCAGGAGCCGCGCGCTCTCGGGTACAGCCACGGGTACGGGACGGGCAGGCTCCGGCTTGGTCTCGGGTACGGGCTCGGCGGCAGGCGCCTGCTCGTACTCGACCGGCTGCGGTTCAGGGGCGGCTGCCTCGTGTCGGTGCAGCGCGTGCACCCGCCACAGGACGACGGGAGCGATCGCGGACACGAGGACGACGAGCCACGGAGCGACCGTCAGCATGCCGCCCTTCAGCAGGTGCGCCGCCGCGTTCGTCGCGACCATCAGGAGGACGGGAGGGAAGATCTCCCGACCGGCCCGCATGGCACGGATCGCATAGGCGTCAATGGCAATGGGGAGACCGGCCGCGACGACGGGGGCGTAGCCGCTGGCGACCGCCAGCGACCACTCCCCGTGTGCCGTGACCGCGATGGATGCCGCCATGGCGGCCCATCCCAGTGCGTCACGTTCGAAGTTCACGCGGCCCCCTGCTCGTGCAGGTGGGCGCAGCGGTCGCGCCAGTTCAGGTGTTCCGGGCAGGTACGCCGCTCGGCGATCGGCACGTTCCACACGGCCTCGACGTGCAGCTTGCGCAGCAGTTCGTCGGAGGCGTCCGCGGGGATACGGGCCAGGGTCGTGGTGCTCATTCGCCCAACTCCTTCGGGGCGGCGACGCGCACCGTGCGGTGCGCGGCCAGGCAGACGCCCTCACGGTCACGCCGATCGTTCGCGACGATCAGCGCGGCCATCAGGGCAGGTACGTGGGGAAGGGGGCGCTGCGACTTGTCGAGCCGCCGCAGCGCGGCATGTTCGGTGGGGCGACGGACGGGCCAACGGGCCGTCACGCCGGGTCGCCCTTGGTCTCGATGCGCTCCAACTGGCGGATGAGCGCAGGCAGGTGGCCGAGGGCGTAGACGATGAGCGCGTCGACGACGTCCCGCAGGCCGGCCGAGTCGTACTCGAAGAAGTCGACCCCGCCGAACTCGACGGCCGTGGCCGGGAAGTCGCTGAACGGGCGCTGCACCAGGTAGGCGGTCAGGAACTCCCGCTCCTGTTGCACGCGCTCCGAGTAGAGGTTCAGCGGCACCTCGGGACCCTGGTGCGTGATGTCGACGCGGTACCCCTCGACGGGGTGTTCGCCGGTGCACCAATGCGGTTCGGGGATCATGATGTGGCCGTGGTCCTGCGTGCGGACGACCACCGTGCGGGGCACGTTCACGACGGCTCACCCCACGCCCGGTATCCGTCCGTCGGGTGCTCGGCCAGCCGCTCCCGCAGGTAGTCGAGCGTCCACTCGACGTCTTGGCGCGGGTTGTCGCGGATCGACTTCAGAGCGACCACGAGGTGCATGACCCGGTCGTTCAGGACCTTGTCGTGCCCCTCGGTGTCGCCGACCGTGGCCGGGTGCGGGAGGTCAATCGCCTCCAGCACCGCAGCCAGCAGCACGCCCGCCTCGTCGGAGAGCGCGCTCACTCGGCACCGCCGGCCGTCTGGTTGGCCAGCCGCGCGGACCGGGCGAGGCGCCGCAGGTGCGCGGCGAACGCGGCGAAATCGTCGGCCAGCTGGTCGGCCATCTCCTCGGTCAGGTGCGCCTGCAGCGGGGTGTCGTCGTCGGCGAGTATGTGCGCGGCCCGCATGCGGGGGTCGCTCGATGCCGGGTCGCTGTAAAGGCGCGCGTTCAGGCAGTGAGCGACACCGAAGGCGTTGTCGAAGCTGGGGACGGACACGTGCGCCTCGTCGCCCTGGTGGGCGATGTCGTCCAGCATGTACGGGTACTCGGTGTGGTCCTCGGTGCACCAGTTCGCGCACTCGATGTAGGCCAGCTGGTGAGCGGAGCGCGTCCCGATCAGCGCGGGGACCAGGCGGTATCCGGGCTGGATCGCGGGGAGGTCGGCCGCGCGGTTGCCCGCGTCGGTGACGGTGTACGGGACCGGGGCGTCGGACGCGATCTGCGGCAGGCGGTCGATGATCGTCACAGCTCCACCGCCAGCTCTGCGGCGGGGATGCCGCGGTCGGCGAGGTACTGCGCGAACACGGCCCGTGAGACGCGGATGCTGCCTCGTCCCGTACCGACCCGGTAGTGGGAGAGGCGGCCCGCCGCGATCTCGGCGTAAACGGTGGCCTTCGACCAACCCGTGGCGCGGGCGATGTCCTTGACGTGAAGCGGCTTTGCGCGCTCCGTTTCCTGCGCCTGCGCAGGGGAGATAGCCTGAGATTGCATCTATGAGCCTCACTCTGGATGCGGGCCCTGGCGGGGTGGTCTCGGTGTTAGCGCACCGAGCCCGTCAGGGCTTTTGGCATGTCTGGCTCGGCCTGCTCTGTTGAGCGGACCGGGCATGCACCTACGATGTTCTAGAACACCCGGCAGGGTCAACAGGTATTCCAGAACGTTCTAGAATTTGGAGGTTCATACGATGCGCAACCGTGAGGGGTTGCCCCCGTATCAGCGGATCGCGGCGCAGATCATTGCCCGCATCGAGAGCGGCGAGCTGCAGCCGGGCGATCGCGTCCCCTCGGTAAGTCAGATCATGGAAACCGAGGGCGTCAGCAGGGCCACGGCCGCGCGCGTCCCTGGCGTGCTGCGAGCGGAGGGCTACGCCACGGCGACGCCGGGCGTCGGAACCATCGTCACCCAACCGAAGAAGCTGACTGCAGGCGCCGACCGGCTCGCCAAGCTGCAGGCCGGCGGGGCAACACTGGGAGACACAGAGCGTGTCGAAATCCTCGACGCCGTGCGGGAAGCGGCGTCCCAGGAAGTCGCGGATGCCCTCGGCCTTGAGGCCGGCGCCGAGGTGGCGCGACGCCGACGCCGGTATCTAGACGGTGCGGGCGTCGTCACGGTGTCGACGACGTGGATCTCTGCCGCCATCGCTGACCAGGCCCCGGAGTTCCTCGAGCCTGCCCCGCTCCCGAAGATGACGTTCGGGCTGATCGAAGACCGCACCGGCCGACGAGTCGTCCGCCGACGAGACACGGTGACTCTCCGGGAGGCCCCCGAGGACGTCGCACCCCACCTTGACGTCGAACCAGGCACGCAAGGTCTCGCCGTGATCAACCACTACTGGGACCAGAACGGCGAGCCGACCGAATACGCCGTCGACTACCTCGGCGCCGGCCGCGAACTCTCCTCGGAGTACGACTTGGACGACTAAGCGTCTGCCCAGTGGAGTTGGGCAGAACGCAGAAAGGGGCCCCTCGCCCGGTGGAGTCAGGCGAGGGGCCCCTTCTTGGTGTATCCGAGGATCGCATGCGCGGGACGTGTCGGTGGAACGTCTCACATCTGTCTCACACGCCATGTTGTGCGATCTTCCCAAGCGTGCGTCTGACCTGCTGTTCTGCGCCTTCCATGCGCGTGACAGACCCCGTATGCGCGTCGACTAAACTTCCTCCACGTGACTGCGCCTGCAAAGCCCCGTATCCCGAATGTTCTCGCCGGCCGCTATGCCTCCGTCGAGCTCGCCACCCTCTGGTCCCCCGAGGAGAAGGTGAAGCTGGAGCGACAGCTCTGGCTCGCCGTGCTGAAGGCCCAGAAGGACCTCGGGATCGACGTCCCGGACGCCGCCATCGCCGACTACGAGCGCGTGCTCGACCAGGTCGACCTGGCCTCCATCGCCGAGCGCGAGAAGGTCACGCGGCACGACGTGAAGGCCCGCATCGAGGAGTTCAACGCCCTCGCCGGGCACGAGCAGGTCCACAAGGGCATGACGTCCCGCGACCTGACGGAGAACGTCGAGCAGCTGCAGGTCCGCCTCTCGCTCGAGCTGGTCCGCGACCGTGCCGTCGCCGTCCTCGCGCGCCTCGCCAAGCTGTCCGGCGAGTACGGCGAGCTGGTCATGGCCGGCCGCTCGCACAACGTCGCGGCGCAGGCCACCACCCTCGGCAAGCGCTTCGCGACCGCCACCGACGAGCTGCTCGTCGCGTACGGCCGGGTCGAGGAGCTGCTGAACCGCTACCCGCTGCGCGGCATCAAGGGCCCGGTCGGCACCGCCCAGGACATGCTCGACCTGCTCGGCGGCGACGCCGACAAGCTGGCCGACCTGGAGCAGCGGATCGCCCAGCACCTCGGCTTCTCGCAGGCCTTCACCTCCGTCGGCCAGGTCTACCCGCGCTCGCTCGACTACGAGGTCGTGACCGCGCTCGTCCAGCTGGCCGGGGCCCCCTCGTCGACGGCCAAGACGATCCGCCTGATGGCCGGGCACGAGCTCGTGACCGAGGGCTTCAAGCCGGGCCAGGTCGGCTCCTCCGCGATGCCGCACAAGATGAACACCCGCTCCTGCGAGCGCGTCAACGGCCTCATGGTGATCCTGCGCGGCTACGCGTCGATGACCGGCGAGCTGGCGGGCGACCAGTGGAACGAGGGCGACGTCTCGTGCTCCGTGGTGCGTCGTGTCGCGCTGCCGGACGCGTTCTTCGCGCTCGACGGTCTCCTTGAGACGTTCCTCACCGTGCTCGACGAGTTCGGCGCCTTCCCGGCCGTCGTCGCCCGTGAGCTGGACCGCTACCTGCCGTTCCTCGCCACCACGAAGGTGCTCATGGCCTCGGTGCGCGCGGGCGTCGGCCGCGAGGAGGCCCACGAGGCCATCAAGGAGAACGCGGTGGCCTCGGCCCTCGCGATGCGCGAGCAGGGCGCCGAGCGCAACGAGCTGCTCGACAAGCTGGCCGCCGACTCCCGGATCCCGCTGGACCGTGCGCAGCTCGACGAGCTGATGGCGGACAAGCTGTCGTTCACGGGCGCCGCCGCCGGTCAGGTCGCGCAGATCGTGGCCCGCGTCGAGGAGATCGTGAAGCAGCACCCGGAGGCCGCCGGTTACACGCCGGGGGCGATCCTCTGACCCGCCTTACTCAAGCGGACCTGGAGGCCGCTCGCGACCGTCTGGTTCCGGACGTCGTCGCGAGCGGCCTTCGGGTTCTCTTCTGCGGGATCAACCCGGGCCTCATGACGGCCGCGACCGGTCACCACTTCGCCCGCCCCGGCAACCGCTTCTGGCCGGTGCTTCACCTCTCCGGCTTCACGCCCCGGCAACTGAAGCCGTCCGAGCAGCAGGAGCTTCTCTCGTACGAGCTCGGGATCACGAACGTCGTCGCGCGGGCCACTGCGCGGGCGGACGAACTGAGTGCGGAGGAGTACCGGGAGGGCGGACGGCTGCTGGAGGAGAGGGTGGCGCTCCTGCGGCCCACGTGGCTCGCCGTGGTGGGCGTGACCGCGTACCGGTCGGCCTTCGGTGAGCCCAAGGCCCAAATCGGCCCGCAGGAGCGGACGATCGGCGGCGCCCGGGTCTGGGCGCTGCCCAACCCCAGTGGTCTGAACGCCCATTGGACGGCGGCGACCATGGCGGAGGAGTACGCACGCCTCCGCGAGACCGCCACCGACTCTTAAGGGCCTAGGAGCCCTAGGAGCCCTGGGCCCCTAGGTCACGGCTTGCGGGCCACGGCCCCGTACTGGGCGACCTGTGTGCCCTCCTCGTCGCGCCAGCGCGCGCACGAGACGAGGCCGGGCTCCACGAGGTCCAGGCCGTCGAGGAACGCCGCCACCTCGGCGCCGGTGCGGGCGGTGATCGGCGGCTTCGCGTTCTCGTTCCAGAACGCCATGGCCTCCGTGTTGCCCTCGCCGCCCAGCTCCAGAGTGGGGTGGGTGAGGACGACGTAGCTGCCCGAGGGGACGGCGTCGACGAGCTCACGCACGATGGACGTGGCCTCCTCCGTGTCGAGCACGAAGTTGAGGATGCCCAGGAGCATGATCGCGACCGGGCGGTCGAGGTCGAGGGTCTCGGAGGCCGCCTCGATGATCGCCCTCGGGTCGCGGGCGTCCGCGTCCACGTAGTTGGTGCGGCCCTCGGCGGAGCTGGTGAGCAGCGCGCGGGCGTGGGTGAGGACGATCGGGTCGTTGTCGACGTAGACGACGCGCGCGTCCGGAGCGATGCGCTGGGCGACCTCGTGCGTGTTCTCCACGGTCGGCAGGCCCGTGCCGATGTCGAGGAACTGGCGGATGCCCGCCTCACCGGCGAGGAAGCCGACGGCGCGCCCCAGGAACGCGCGGTCGGCGCGGGCGACCTCGCCGATGCTCGGGTACATGGACGTCACCATGTCGCCGACCTTCTCGTCGACCTCGTAGTGGTCCTTGCCGCCCAGCCAGTAGTTCCACACGCGCGCGTTGTGCGCGACGTGACTGGAGATCCGCTGCTCCGGCTGGTTCCCGTCGGCGTCACTCATGCGATCTCCCTCGTACGTTGCTGGGCTCCACTCAAGATCCCATAGTGGCACGGGAGTTCGATGATGTGCGCGACGGGCCCGCCGCGCTACGCGTCCCTGCGCCGCACCGCCCACCATCCGGCGAGCAGCGCGGCCGCCGCCCACAGCGCGGTCACGGCGAGCCCGGTCCAAGGACCGAGGGAGCCCTCCGCGTGCTGGTAGAGGACCTGCTGACCCGCGCGGTCGGGCAGGAAGTCGGCGACCGAGCCCGCGATGTCCCCGACGACGAAGGACACGATCAGCAGGAAGGGCACGAGGATGCTCAGCACCGCCACCGCGCTGCGCAGCACGGCCGTGAGCCCCGCCGCCAACAGTGCCATCAGCGCCAGATACACCCCGCCTCCGACGCAGGCCCGCAGCGCCCCCGGATCACCGAGGCCGAGCGTGTACGGGCCCATGAACGCCTGGCCGACGAGGAACGCGGTGAAGCTCGTGAGCAGGCCGACGACGAGCCCGCAGCCGCCGATGACCGC
Protein-coding sequences here:
- a CDS encoding DUF6907 domain-containing protein, with product MNVPRTVVVRTQDHGHIMIPEPHWCTGEHPVEGYRVDITHQGPEVPLNLYSERVQQEREFLTAYLVQRPFSDFPATAVEFGGVDFFEYDSAGLRDVVDALIVYALGHLPALIRQLERIETKGDPA
- the mug gene encoding G/U mismatch-specific DNA glycosylase, which encodes MTRLTQADLEAARDRLVPDVVASGLRVLFCGINPGLMTAATGHHFARPGNRFWPVLHLSGFTPRQLKPSEQQELLSYELGITNVVARATARADELSAEEYREGGRLLEERVALLRPTWLAVVGVTAYRSAFGEPKAQIGPQERTIGGARVWALPNPSGLNAHWTAATMAEEYARLRETATDS
- a CDS encoding DUF6907 domain-containing protein, which encodes MTIIDRLPQIASDAPVPYTVTDAGNRAADLPAIQPGYRLVPALIGTRSAHQLAYIECANWCTEDHTEYPYMLDDIAHQGDEAHVSVPSFDNAFGVAHCLNARLYSDPASSDPRMRAAHILADDDTPLQAHLTEEMADQLADDFAAFAAHLRRLARSARLANQTAGGAE
- a CDS encoding SAM-dependent methyltransferase yields the protein MSDADGNQPEQRISSHVAHNARVWNYWLGGKDHYEVDEKVGDMVTSMYPSIGEVARADRAFLGRAVGFLAGEAGIRQFLDIGTGLPTVENTHEVAQRIAPDARVVYVDNDPIVLTHARALLTSSAEGRTNYVDADARDPRAIIEAASETLDLDRPVAIMLLGILNFVLDTEEATSIVRELVDAVPSGSYVVLTHPTLELGGEGNTEAMAFWNENAKPPITARTGAEVAAFLDGLDLVEPGLVSCARWRDEEGTQVAQYGAVARKP
- a CDS encoding ABC transporter permease; protein product: MSATSTTAVLHSEWIKIRSLRGSFGSLLAVFIATLAVTTLAFATVGQAEADNGEDLLFGAFYALNFGQIAVLAFGATAVSSEYLNNALRVSLAAVPNRNLFYAAKMAVIGGCGLVVGLLTSFTAFLVGQAFMGPYTLGLGDPGALRACVGGGVYLALMALLAAGLTAVLRSAVAVLSILVPFLLIVSFVVGDIAGSVADFLPDRAGQQVLYQHAEGSLGPWTGLAVTALWAAAALLAGWWAVRRRDA
- the purB gene encoding adenylosuccinate lyase, whose product is MTAPAKPRIPNVLAGRYASVELATLWSPEEKVKLERQLWLAVLKAQKDLGIDVPDAAIADYERVLDQVDLASIAEREKVTRHDVKARIEEFNALAGHEQVHKGMTSRDLTENVEQLQVRLSLELVRDRAVAVLARLAKLSGEYGELVMAGRSHNVAAQATTLGKRFATATDELLVAYGRVEELLNRYPLRGIKGPVGTAQDMLDLLGGDADKLADLEQRIAQHLGFSQAFTSVGQVYPRSLDYEVVTALVQLAGAPSSTAKTIRLMAGHELVTEGFKPGQVGSSAMPHKMNTRSCERVNGLMVILRGYASMTGELAGDQWNEGDVSCSVVRRVALPDAFFALDGLLETFLTVLDEFGAFPAVVARELDRYLPFLATTKVLMASVRAGVGREEAHEAIKENAVASALAMREQGAERNELLDKLAADSRIPLDRAQLDELMADKLSFTGAAAGQVAQIVARVEEIVKQHPEAAGYTPGAIL
- a CDS encoding GntR family transcriptional regulator, giving the protein MRNREGLPPYQRIAAQIIARIESGELQPGDRVPSVSQIMETEGVSRATAARVPGVLRAEGYATATPGVGTIVTQPKKLTAGADRLAKLQAGGATLGDTERVEILDAVREAASQEVADALGLEAGAEVARRRRRYLDGAGVVTVSTTWISAAIADQAPEFLEPAPLPKMTFGLIEDRTGRRVVRRRDTVTLREAPEDVAPHLDVEPGTQGLAVINHYWDQNGEPTEYAVDYLGAGRELSSEYDLDD
- the traA gene encoding plasmid transfer protein TraA; protein product: MAQRTNGRRRTADTNPSDKGNKFVNVGAAAGGFAGGVAGGMASTFTPPINININRGGGGGGHRGSQSLLPAPEFNSPAQVRNYCNTVRAAGVTLSIEVSMAAEILKGVLGAVPDPEGRAFGSKIRAAKVARKLNRSADALRAAAKNAAAAYSTFQQEYEEEINRVRHRARKPQQPVIDWAQQ
- a CDS encoding helix-turn-helix domain-containing protein, translating into MQSQAISPAQAQETERAKPLHVKDIARATGWSKATVYAEIAAGRLSHYRVGTGRGSIRVSRAVFAQYLADRGIPAAELAVEL